In a single window of the Candidatus Eisenbacteria bacterium genome:
- a CDS encoding PDZ domain-containing protein, whose amino-acid sequence MVLRRSRFALIAAGLALTVAPALAATTKTGDRCPEGRLRGIDLGIGQIDGSFSKTVKSSTTREAGSKQQVVWFFRSEPRIADVTIDGPAAGRLKSGDVLIAVDGQLITTRAASARLSELRPGQPIQLLVRRSGKSVPVLIIPREACLDRGSEPFGVTGFTYPLGAEAPEAPLPPDAPSWIDMPAPTPEPAEAPSARSRVWPA is encoded by the coding sequence ATGGTTCTGAGACGCTCCAGGTTCGCGCTCATCGCAGCGGGGCTCGCGCTCACCGTGGCGCCGGCGCTCGCCGCCACCACCAAGACGGGTGATCGCTGCCCGGAGGGACGCTTGCGCGGCATCGACCTTGGCATCGGGCAGATCGACGGCAGCTTCAGCAAGACCGTCAAGTCCTCGACCACCCGGGAAGCGGGATCCAAACAGCAGGTGGTGTGGTTCTTTCGTTCCGAGCCGCGCATCGCCGACGTCACGATCGATGGCCCTGCGGCCGGGCGCCTCAAGTCGGGCGACGTTCTCATCGCGGTCGATGGTCAGCTCATCACCACGCGTGCCGCGAGCGCTCGACTGAGCGAGCTGCGGCCCGGCCAGCCGATTCAGCTGCTGGTGCGACGCTCCGGCAAGTCGGTCCCGGTGCTGATCATCCCACGCGAAGCGTGTCTCGATCGCGGCTCCGAGCCGTTCGGTGTCACCGGCTTCACCTACCCGCTCGGCGCCGAAGCGCCCGAAGCACCGCTTCCACCCGATGCTCCGAGCTGGATCGACATGCCGGCCCCCACACCCGAGCCAGCCGAGGCGCCGAGCGCGCGCAGTCGCGTGTGGCCGGCGAG